Proteins found in one Oncorhynchus gorbuscha isolate QuinsamMale2020 ecotype Even-year linkage group LG15, OgorEven_v1.0, whole genome shotgun sequence genomic segment:
- the gng12b gene encoding guanine nucleotide-binding protein G(I)/G(S)/G(O) subunit gamma-12 isoform X1, translated as MGGIPVSEISHTEQLPLLQNCGRCVETIMSSKMQSSNNTAHARRTVQQLRIEASIERIKVSKASADLMHYCGEHAKYDPLLMGIPASENPFKDKKPCTIL; from the exons ATAAGCCACACAGAACAATTGCCACTACTCCAGAATTGTGGAAG GTGTGTGGAGACCATCATGTCGTCAAAGATGCAGAGTTCCAATAATACAGCCCATGCCAGGAGGACAGTCCAGCAGCTGAGAATAGAGGCCAGCATTGAGAGGATTAAG GTGTCCAAGGCCTCAGCAGACCTGATGCACTATTGTGGAGAACATGCTAAATACGACCCTCTACTCATGGGCATCCCAGCCTCTGAAAACCCCTTCAAAGACAAGAAGCCGTGCACTATATTATAG
- the gng12b gene encoding guanine nucleotide-binding protein G(I)/G(S)/G(O) subunit gamma-12 isoform X2 — translation MSSKMQSSNNTAHARRTVQQLRIEASIERIKVSKASADLMHYCGEHAKYDPLLMGIPASENPFKDKKPCTIL, via the exons ATGTCGTCAAAGATGCAGAGTTCCAATAATACAGCCCATGCCAGGAGGACAGTCCAGCAGCTGAGAATAGAGGCCAGCATTGAGAGGATTAAG GTGTCCAAGGCCTCAGCAGACCTGATGCACTATTGTGGAGAACATGCTAAATACGACCCTCTACTCATGGGCATCCCAGCCTCTGAAAACCCCTTCAAAGACAAGAAGCCGTGCACTATATTATAG